From Woronichinia naegeliana WA131, the proteins below share one genomic window:
- the hpsP gene encoding hormogonium polysaccharide biosynthesis glycosyltransferase HpsP — protein MKILQIIPSISLIYGGPSQMVRGLSAALAEQGVYVTILTTNSNGDFGQLPLSVPLAQPLEEQGYEVIYFNCSPFRRYKFSLGLLNWLWHHGQDYDLAHIHALFSPISTAAATLCRLRKLPYILRPLGTLDPLDLRKKQALKKIYGNLLERPNLQGAAAIHFTTQQEADVSERYGTNSPAIILPLGVTPPSLSDLEPFPLPIIEATDNQIPTLLFLSRIDPKKGLELLISALENLKKVGANFHFILAGSNPQDPDYEQQILAQVQASTIATDTAIAGFVEGEAKWHLLKQADLLILPSYYENFGIVVAEAMAVGTPVLISDQVYIWPAVKAAEAGWISSCSIQSLTEQIQVALKDPQELKRRGQNAQRLASEQYTWPAIAAQTITTYQSLLQKLHQPEKNCAEAPIQTPP, from the coding sequence TTGAAAATTTTACAGATTATTCCCTCTATTTCCCTGATCTATGGTGGCCCCAGTCAAATGGTCAGAGGTTTGTCGGCTGCGTTGGCCGAGCAAGGTGTTTATGTCACCATTTTAACTACCAATAGCAATGGAGACTTTGGACAATTACCCCTATCTGTCCCCTTAGCCCAGCCGCTAGAGGAGCAAGGTTACGAGGTGATTTACTTTAACTGTTCTCCCTTTCGTCGCTACAAATTTTCCCTGGGACTTTTAAACTGGTTATGGCATCATGGCCAGGATTACGATCTGGCCCATATTCATGCTCTTTTTTCTCCCATTAGCACGGCTGCGGCCACTCTTTGTCGCCTCAGAAAGTTACCCTATATTTTGCGCCCATTAGGAACATTAGATCCTTTAGATTTAAGGAAAAAACAAGCTCTTAAAAAAATTTATGGCAACCTATTAGAACGTCCTAATCTACAGGGAGCCGCCGCCATTCATTTCACTACCCAACAAGAAGCAGATGTGTCGGAACGTTATGGCACCAATAGTCCTGCGATTATCCTGCCGTTGGGAGTCACTCCCCCTAGTTTGTCTGACTTAGAACCTTTTCCCCTTCCTATTATCGAAGCAACTGATAACCAGATTCCCACTCTTTTATTTTTGTCACGAATTGATCCTAAAAAAGGCTTAGAACTTTTAATTTCGGCCTTGGAAAATTTGAAAAAAGTAGGGGCTAATTTTCACTTTATTCTGGCAGGTTCTAATCCCCAAGATCCCGATTACGAACAACAAATTTTAGCCCAAGTCCAAGCTTCGACCATTGCAACAGATACGGCGATCGCTGGTTTTGTCGAGGGAGAGGCTAAGTGGCATTTATTAAAGCAGGCAGATCTCTTAATTTTGCCGTCCTATTACGAAAATTTTGGCATTGTCGTCGCTGAAGCTATGGCTGTCGGAACGCCGGTATTGATATCCGATCAGGTTTACATTTGGCCCGCCGTTAAAGCCGCCGAAGCCGGTTGGATTAGCTCCTGTAGTATTCAGTCTCTTACAGAACAGATTCAAGTAGCCCTCAAAGATCCCCAAGAACTCAAAAGACGGGGGCAAAATGCTCAAAGATTAGCAAGTGAACAATATACCTGGCCAGCGATCGCCGCCCAAACAATCACGACTTATCAAAGCCTTCTACAAAAACTCCACCAGCCAGAGAAAAATTGTGCCGAGGCTCCTATCCAAACACCGCCATAG
- a CDS encoding DUF3493 domain-containing protein: MVKPSPKQLSPEKYARLRAEAKAPYKGLRQFLYLGLGLSATIGAGIFFLQFLAGRDSIAILPNLGLQVGVAALMFWLFRREAR, from the coding sequence ATGGTTAAACCTTCCCCAAAGCAACTGTCCCCTGAAAAATATGCTCGCTTACGGGCTGAGGCAAAGGCTCCCTATAAAGGATTACGCCAATTTTTGTATTTAGGATTAGGTCTTTCTGCCACAATTGGGGCTGGAATCTTTTTCTTGCAATTTCTAGCTGGACGGGATTCGATCGCCATCTTGCCCAATTTAGGGTTACAGGTGGGAGTTGCGGCTCTGATGTTCTGGCTTTTTCGGCGAGAAGCTCGCTAA
- a CDS encoding Hpt domain-containing protein, translated as MDQQRILGYFIEEAKEHLETLERGILELSSVMEDTERVNEMFRAAHSIKGGAAMLGYSSIQKIAHRLEDAFKILKENRVVVDQKLESLFLKGYDVLQDLVEKLQGPFGLQSEEAESIVEGANNNFIELQHYLSQLLSEEMVAIPASNLSLLKEPLEELPVQIKSILRQMLQIFKQNPSPANRQQLQHHCGDLLKLAANQNNWQQLVKTAEAAIANPRHSYRTLAPVVLKDLKQGCDYLELEQGQKIAVSQGLQQLANAQTPQILLPADPNSAANILLQVFNQQQVKQLVQLLSQQR; from the coding sequence TTGGATCAGCAAAGAATCCTCGGCTACTTTATTGAAGAGGCGAAAGAACATTTAGAAACCTTAGAGCGAGGTATTCTGGAACTCTCTTCAGTCATGGAAGATACGGAACGTGTGAATGAAATGTTTCGGGCGGCTCACTCCATTAAAGGGGGCGCAGCCATGCTGGGTTACAGCAGTATTCAAAAAATTGCCCACCGTTTAGAGGATGCTTTCAAGATTCTCAAAGAAAATCGGGTAGTAGTGGATCAAAAGCTCGAATCCCTATTTCTCAAAGGTTACGATGTTCTACAGGATTTAGTTGAAAAATTACAGGGACCCTTCGGATTGCAATCAGAGGAAGCAGAATCCATTGTTGAAGGTGCTAATAACAATTTTATAGAACTTCAGCATTATCTTAGTCAGTTATTAAGTGAGGAAATGGTGGCAATTCCGGCCTCCAATCTATCTTTACTGAAAGAACCCCTCGAAGAGCTTCCTGTTCAAATTAAGTCGATCCTGCGGCAAATGCTACAGATCTTTAAGCAAAACCCTTCCCCCGCTAATCGCCAACAACTACAGCATCACTGTGGAGATTTGCTTAAACTGGCTGCCAATCAAAACAACTGGCAACAGTTAGTCAAAACGGCGGAGGCCGCGATCGCCAATCCCCGTCATTCTTACCGTACCTTAGCACCCGTTGTACTAAAAGATCTCAAGCAAGGCTGTGATTACCTCGAATTGGAGCAGGGACAGAAAATAGCGGTGAGCCAAGGGTTACAGCAATTAGCTAATGCTCAAACTCCCCAAATTCTCCTGCCTGCCGATCCCAATTCTGCGGCTAATATTCTGTTACAGGTTTTTAATCAACAACAGGTTAAGCAATTAGTTCAACTCCTGTCCCAGCAAAGATAA
- a CDS encoding vitamin K epoxide reductase family protein, with translation MIRRRSVPWIHRYSRFIMGAIAVIGALLTAYLTVVSFTGGTTACPVNQATGVSGCDQVLQSSYAKVFGLPLSLFGLLAYLAMIIFALSPFLINAENNKKQRNQLEETTGRMLLIGGTAMAVFSGYLMYISFFKLHEACLYCLTSATCSLALFILSVIGREWEEMSQVFFTGIVVAMITLVGSLGLYAQAEGGKVALGGKTPIPEAQTQPQPPHGWEITTVSGPAELELAKYLKTSGAKMYGAFWCPHCHEQKQLLGKAAFKQINYIECDPNGANPKTQACIDAKIQSFPTWEIKGKLESGVKLPEKLGELTGYKGSKNFKYTMPY, from the coding sequence ATGATTCGCCGCCGTTCTGTCCCCTGGATTCATCGCTACTCCCGTTTCATCATGGGTGCGATCGCTGTTATTGGCGCATTACTCACTGCCTATCTAACAGTTGTCTCCTTCACTGGAGGGACAACGGCCTGCCCTGTCAATCAAGCCACTGGTGTCTCTGGCTGTGATCAAGTCCTACAAAGTTCCTATGCCAAAGTATTTGGACTTCCCCTCAGTCTTTTTGGCCTCTTAGCTTACCTGGCAATGATTATTTTTGCCCTGAGTCCTTTTCTCATTAACGCCGAAAACAATAAGAAACAACGCAACCAACTCGAAGAAACAACCGGACGAATGCTACTGATTGGCGGGACAGCCATGGCCGTCTTTAGCGGCTATCTAATGTATATTTCCTTCTTTAAGCTTCATGAAGCTTGTTTATATTGTTTAACATCCGCTACCTGTTCTCTGGCATTATTTATCTTGTCAGTCATTGGACGAGAGTGGGAAGAAATGAGTCAAGTATTTTTTACCGGCATTGTTGTGGCCATGATAACCCTGGTCGGCTCCCTAGGATTATATGCCCAGGCTGAAGGCGGAAAAGTCGCGTTAGGAGGAAAAACACCCATTCCCGAAGCCCAAACCCAACCTCAACCCCCTCATGGTTGGGAAATTACCACGGTTTCTGGCCCGGCAGAACTGGAACTAGCCAAATATCTCAAAACCTCAGGGGCCAAAATGTATGGAGCCTTCTGGTGTCCCCACTGCCATGAACAAAAGCAACTGCTTGGTAAAGCCGCCTTCAAGCAAATTAACTATATTGAATGTGATCCCAACGGTGCTAATCCGAAGACCCAAGCCTGCATAGACGCTAAAATCCAATCCTTTCCGACCTGGGAAATCAAAGGTAAATTGGAATCGGGTGTTAAACTGCCTGAAAAACTGGGAGAGCTAACCGGTTACAAAGGCTCCAAGAATTTCAAATACACTATGCCTTATTAG